The region GTTCTTTTCCATGATCTTGTCGGTCATCTTCTGGTAGCGGTAGTCGACCGACAGCCGGATGCGGTTGCCGGTCACGTTGGGCAGGCCCTGGTGCACGGTCTTGCTGTGGAAGAACAGCGTGTCGCCGCGCTCGAACGGACTGGTCACCCACTCGCCGTCGAGGCACTCGTCGTTCACGCCGAGGCCGCCGGCCCCCTGGCGCTCGTGCACCGGCAGGATGCCGCGCCGGTGCGAGCCGCGCAGCACCGCCAGCCCGCCGAGGCCGATCGGGCACGCGCCGAGCGGTATCCACGCGGTCCACACCTCGGGCGTGCCCTGCACGAGAACGAAGTCCTGGTGCGGCGGCGTGGTATGCTCCAGGGTGTTCGGGAACATCACCCGCACGATGGTGCTCGGCTGCGGCATGCCGCGTTCGCCGAGCAACGCCTCGGCCACCTCCAGCAGCGCCGGCTCGTGCGCCATGGTCTGGAACGACTCCAGCTTCTGGATGGCGTCGTAGATGGGGATGTACTCCGGCGTCCGGTTCAGCTTCGCTTCCTGGGTGGAGACGGCGTCCAGTGGGTCGGTGCCGTCGTCGAGCCAGCCGGCGCCGTCGAGGATCACCGCGATGTCCCGGCGCAGGCGCACGATCGGCTCGTCCGGCACCAGGGCGCGGATGAACAGGTAGCCGTCTTCCAGCGCGCGGGTGCGCAGGTCGCTCGGGCGGTCGAGGAGGTCGTTGCTTACCGTGAACGGCGTGCAGCGCCGCTGCTCGGCGCCGACCTGGACAGTAGCTGTGGCCATGCCCGGCAGGATACCCAAAGCGCCGCCGTGCACAAACCCACCCCGGTGCCGGCCGAGCACGAGTAGAGTCGCAGCTCCATGACCGCTGTGTGGGCCTGTCCTCCTGACGCGACGGCCCGGCTCATCGGGCGCGGTCGATGAGCCGGGTCAGGTTCTCGATGTGCTGCGCGAGGTGCTGCTGGCCGGCGGCGGTAAGCTGGTACCAGGTGACCGGGCGCCGTTCGCGATAAGTCTTGTCGACCGCCAGGTAGCCGGCGTCCTCCAGCTTGCGCAGGTGGGTGCCGAGGCTGCCGTCCTTCTCCTCCAGCACTTCCTTCAGCCGGCGGAACGACATCGCGTCGTACTTGGACAGCAGCACGCAGATCGCCAGCCGGACGCGATGCTGAAGCAGGCCATTCAGCGCCGCCAGCTCGTCCAGGTTGGGGACGTCGGGATCAGCAGGCATCGTCACTCCGCAGCGCCGCAGGCGGTTTCGGGGCGCGTGCCAGCCTAGCGGGCGGCATCTTGTGTCCGCGCTCCGAGGATCGCCTGCCAGACGAGCGCAACCGCCACCAGGACGCCGGCCAGGGTCCATTGGTACCCCGGTACGAACAACGTCACCAGGTAGCACGCACCAAGCACCACGCCGATCGCCAGCATCCGGCGGTCCAGGTACAGGCCCGCATGAAAGTACGACAGGGCCAGCAGCAGCACCACGAGCGAACCGAATGCGGACCACGGCAGGTGCCCGGCCGCGACCAGGGCGGCACCGAGCGCGCCGGCTGCCATGAATGCCAGCCAGTGCAATCCCCAGCGCGCGCCGATCCGCGCGCTTCCCTGTCCGGCGTTGCGGCCGGCGCGATAGCCGAGCAATGCGGAGATGACGAACCCGGCGGGGCCCGCCACCGCCCAGAACCGTCCTACCCAACGCCCGTCGTCCACGAAGTCCGCCAGCGCGAAGCCGCACAGGCCGATCACTGCCCACACCACGTAGATCGACGGAACTGTTGCGGCACCCGCCCTCTCGGCCGCGGCGCGCACGTACGCGATGTCTTCCCTGAGGTTGCCGGTAGTAGTCATCTGTTCCTCCCGTGACTCTCGATCCGAGATAGCTCTCGAATACCGTATACTCTGAAAATTAGAGTATACGGCCCGAGCTGTCAACCCCAAACCTGCGATTTCGCACGAGCCTTGTACGTGACTAT is a window of Spirochaetaceae bacterium DNA encoding:
- a CDS encoding transcriptional regulator produces the protein MPADPDVPNLDELAALNGLLQHRVRLAICVLLSKYDAMSFRRLKEVLEEKDGSLGTHLRKLEDAGYLAVDKTYRERRPVTWYQLTAAGQQHLAQHIENLTRLIDRAR
- a CDS encoding phytanoyl-CoA dioxygenase family protein, with product MATATVQVGAEQRRCTPFTVSNDLLDRPSDLRTRALEDGYLFIRALVPDEPIVRLRRDIAVILDGAGWLDDGTDPLDAVSTQEAKLNRTPEYIPIYDAIQKLESFQTMAHEPALLEVAEALLGERGMPQPSTIVRVMFPNTLEHTTPPHQDFVLVQGTPEVWTAWIPLGACPIGLGGLAVLRGSHRRGILPVHERQGAGGLGVNDECLDGEWVTSPFERGDTLFFHSKTVHQGLPNVTGNRIRLSVDYRYQKMTDKIMEKNLGVHQGRLTWPEVYAGWKSDRYQYYWEGYQREVVEREPSPEFRG